One part of the Pseudomonadota bacterium genome encodes these proteins:
- the zupT gene encoding zinc transporter ZupT, with protein sequence MNNVHLAFVFTLFAGLATGIGSIIALLGHATSRRFLSVALGFSAGVMIYISMIEIFFNARESLTSAFGAGPGYWATIAAFFAGIAFIAVIDKLVPSDENPHEMHTLEEMERPQAAQRFKRLHRTGIFVALAIAIHNFPEGLATFMAALSDPRLGVAIAVAIAIHNIPEGISVSVPIYYATGSRKKAFGYSFLSGLSEPAGALIGYFLLRPFLNEAVFGIVFAAVAGIMVYISFDELLPAAREFGEHHLSIYGLIGGMVVMSVSLAMFA encoded by the coding sequence ATGAATAACGTCCATCTCGCATTCGTGTTCACGCTCTTCGCCGGGCTAGCGACCGGCATAGGAAGCATCATCGCATTGCTCGGCCACGCCACGTCCCGCCGCTTCCTCTCCGTGGCCCTCGGCTTCTCGGCAGGCGTCATGATCTACATCTCGATGATCGAGATATTCTTCAATGCCAGGGAGAGCCTCACATCGGCGTTCGGCGCAGGTCCGGGCTACTGGGCGACCATCGCCGCATTCTTCGCGGGGATCGCCTTCATAGCGGTCATAGACAAGCTCGTGCCCTCCGATGAGAACCCGCACGAGATGCACACGCTGGAGGAGATGGAAAGGCCACAGGCCGCCCAGAGGTTCAAAAGGCTGCATCGCACAGGGATATTCGTCGCCCTGGCCATAGCCATACACAACTTCCCCGAGGGGCTGGCCACCTTCATGGCGGCCCTGTCCGATCCCAGGCTCGGGGTGGCCATCGCCGTGGCGATCGCGATACACAACATTCCGGAGGGGATCTCGGTCTCCGTGCCCATCTACTACGCGACCGGCAGCCGGAAAAAGGCGTTCGGCTACTCGTTCCTCTCCGGCCTGTCGGAGCCTGCGGGGGCGCTCATCGGCTATTTCCTGCTGAGGCCGTTTCTGAACGAAGCTGTGTTCGGGATAGTGTTCGCCGCGGTCGCCGGCATCATGGTCTATATATCGTTCGACGAGCTCCTGCCGGCGGCGCGCGAATTCGGGGAGCATCACCTCTCGATCTACGGCCTCATCGGGGGCATGGTCGTGATGTCGGTGAGCCTGGCCATGTTCGCGTGA
- a CDS encoding energy transducer TonB, with protein MTKMRVIEERPEIWPFLLLSLIIHLILALLVPRAFTPQFAAAKEELIPVEFVSEPRGKLRLADIEKPDVEMRPKKTKFLGMYDSAVQEEMVGVARRPGKTGEKGRPKPRPVKPEPAARDRIFAFDSSIFDGKRLPEKPDGSGGGAMDDFYPDLRRGPHTYLNVLRYPEVEYFVRLKRAFKVAFNPEPSLRAHFSMNQVARGSIDVVLGVSVDRTGDLAELFIFRSSGIPSYDTEALRTVRASSPFSSPPEKFMDDNLLRMTWTFTVYL; from the coding sequence ATGACGAAGATGCGCGTCATAGAGGAGAGACCGGAGATATGGCCATTTCTCCTGCTTTCGCTGATCATCCACCTGATCCTCGCCCTGCTCGTCCCGCGCGCATTCACCCCTCAGTTCGCGGCTGCAAAGGAGGAGCTGATCCCGGTCGAATTCGTGAGCGAGCCCCGGGGCAAGTTGCGCCTCGCCGACATCGAGAAGCCGGATGTGGAGATGAGGCCCAAGAAGACGAAGTTTCTGGGCATGTACGACAGCGCGGTGCAGGAGGAGATGGTCGGCGTCGCGCGCAGGCCCGGCAAGACGGGTGAGAAGGGGAGGCCGAAGCCGCGCCCGGTGAAGCCCGAGCCGGCCGCCAGGGACAGGATCTTCGCCTTCGACTCCTCGATCTTCGACGGCAAGCGCCTCCCCGAGAAGCCCGACGGCAGCGGCGGCGGGGCGATGGACGACTTCTACCCGGACCTCAGGAGGGGGCCTCACACCTATCTCAACGTGCTGCGCTACCCGGAGGTCGAGTATTTCGTGAGGCTCAAGCGCGCATTCAAGGTCGCATTCAACCCCGAGCCCTCGCTCCGCGCCCACTTCTCCATGAACCAGGTGGCCCGCGGCTCCATAGACGTGGTTCTGGGCGTCTCGGTCGACAGGACCGGTGATCTCGCGGAGCTGTTCATCTTCCGCAGCTCGGGGATACCTTCGTACGACACGGAGGCGCTGCGGACCGTCAGGGCCTCGTCGCCGTTCTCCTCGCCTCCCGAGAAGTTCATGGACGACAACCTGCTGCGCATGACCTGGACCTTCACCGTCTATCTGTGA
- the recO gene encoding DNA repair protein RecO, translating to MKRSTESIILRRVAYRDADWIVTFFSRDSGRQSGIARSARLSRRRFGGSLEPGSVVEIGYSECRGRGLLSLDRSSLLVPLNGILKSLERIGALSRSLALALAFLQENEANAEKFDLLRARIERLAECDPRPIESAAFELRWLGLCGYAPSIGVCTACGAPAQGAGAWSFDFDKGGLACGSCRRGGRSVELSAAARRGLCSLLDGGGCPDDASAEAALSVMGRYVDHVLGRPLGVI from the coding sequence ATGAAGCGCAGCACCGAGTCGATAATCCTGAGGAGGGTGGCGTACCGCGACGCCGACTGGATAGTCACCTTCTTCTCCAGGGACTCAGGCAGGCAGAGCGGCATCGCGCGCTCCGCCCGCCTCTCGCGCAGGCGTTTCGGGGGCTCGCTTGAGCCGGGCTCCGTAGTGGAGATCGGCTATTCGGAGTGCCGCGGACGCGGACTTCTGTCGCTCGATCGCTCCAGCCTCCTCGTCCCCCTGAACGGGATACTGAAAAGCCTCGAGCGGATCGGGGCCCTTTCGCGCTCCCTCGCGCTGGCGCTGGCATTCCTGCAGGAGAACGAGGCGAACGCAGAAAAATTCGACCTGCTGCGCGCGAGGATCGAGCGCCTGGCCGAGTGCGATCCTCGCCCGATCGAGAGCGCGGCGTTCGAGCTGCGCTGGCTCGGGCTCTGCGGCTACGCCCCGTCCATCGGGGTCTGCACCGCCTGCGGTGCGCCGGCGCAGGGCGCGGGGGCGTGGTCGTTCGATTTCGATAAGGGGGGGCTCGCGTGCGGCTCCTGCAGGAGAGGGGGGCGGTCGGTCGAGCTCAGCGCTGCGGCGCGCAGGGGGCTCTGCTCACTCCTCGACGGCGGCGGGTGCCCCGACGACGCCTCTGCCGAGGCCGCCCTCAGTGTCATGGGCCGCTACGTGGACCACGTCCTCGGAAGGCCCCTGGGTGTGATATGA